CAACTGTCATCTAACATACCCAAAAGGGCACTTACCAGATGAGATACacaacatgaaagaaaaaaaggaattgaaATTCACAATAGCCACCTCTTGGAAAGAGATTTCAAAGATCAACCATCAAACCAACCTGTGTTTTTAAGTTTGTCCTTTAATGGTTCGGAGCTCATCTTCCTTAGCAAGAACATCAATACGAAAACTGTCAAGGAAACTATCAAGCTCAGGCCCAAACAGGTCCAGAGAAATGTATTTGTTCCTTTCACTGAATCAAGAGAACGTCAGAGAGAGAATGAACTTGATAACATAATATTCACATCAGGTAAAGATTATTTGCCATCCAGTTCCCCTAATTCCTCAGCTTTGACTTTTAAATTCTAAGTTAATACTTAATTAGGAGAGATGATAAAAATCTATGTTGCTAAGATTGCAGAATAAAATAGAGTTGAGTTCTGAAAAAGTATCCATTCCTGTTGGCATTTAAATGATtgccttattttctttctctttttgattcaGAAAATCTCACCACCTTCCCATAATGTTTCTTCTTTGAATAAACagtcaactccagtattcttgggcttccctggtggctcagagggtaaagaatctgcctgcaatgtgggagacctgggttggggagattcccatggaggaaggcatggcaacccactccagtattcttgcctggagaatccccatggatagaggagcctggtgggttacagtcacaaagggtcagacacagctgagcaactaagcacacatacacacagagcaaATACTTCACACCAATGAGTAATCATTCAAACAGGATTACTTACTTGTGTTACAATAATGCTGACATATTACGGGAGGAGTATTAGGGCACCGAAGTTGACACGATATGCAAGAATTCAGCAATCTGTCAAAATACTCGTTTGGGGAGCACCGCTGAGCCATCTGGAACTGGATcacaaaaagaaacaaggaaaccGCAGAAAGAACGGCATGGAAGGACAAGTAAACTCTTGTTGAGAATTCCTCAGCAAATGTAGTGACGGCAGCCAGAATGTCGAGGAAGAAAACAAACTTCACACTGATGACTTGGTTCTTAAGGGGGCTGACTCTTTGTACTGTGGCTAAGGATTTGAATACCAACACTAATTCCAGTTTCTAAGTTTGAGGCTTGAGTGGAGTAAGAGAGGGGGTATATGCAGCAAGAGCAAACCATACTTGAAACAGAAACTGCTTATTTATAGAAGAAATTTCTCAGGCAGGTGACAATTGTGGCATTGTCAACAAGCCTGAGGCATCAAGCAAAAGGTTCAGTAACCATTTCTGGAGCATCTGTTCTGTGAGCTGTCCTGTGTGATGGGCCCCAAGGAGAGAGATAAGACAAGGTCTGAGCCACTGAAGAACTTAAAACCTAACAGAGGAGACAGTGCGCAGgcctgtttagtcactcagttgtgtcaaactctttgagaccctttggactggagcccaccaggctcctctgtccataggacttttccggcaagaatactggagtgggttgccatttcttagaGGAGATAGAAATGCACTCAAATAACCACAAAGTATAGTGGGAAGAGAGGATGTGAGagggggagacttccctggtaatccagtgactaagactccacatgcccaatgcagggggcccgggttcgatctctggtcagggaactagatcccacctgctgcaactgagcattcacttgctgcaactaaagattctgcatgccgaAACTAAGACCATGAAGCcaaatgaacaatttttttttaagaaagaagaatgtgaGAAAAAAGGAGTATGAAGCACGACTACCAAGTTTTAAACCTAGGAAGAATCCCAGAATTCCGACAAATAGAGACTTCTAGGGTAAAAGAGGCAACTTCTATTTTTACTTCTAGGgtaaaataggttaaaaaaaaaaaaagaggtaggtAAAAGAGGGCTAGAGGAAGACATATATGgaacataataataatatatgacTATTAATataatgctttcgaattgtggtgctggagaagactctcgagagttccttggacagcatggaaatcaaaccagtcaatcctgaaagaaatcaacattgaatattcattggaaggactgacgctgaagccgaagctccagcactttggccatctgatgtgaagagccaactcattggaaaagaccctgatgctgggaaagactgagagcaggagaagaagggggtgacagaggatgagatggttggatggcatcactgactcaatgtatatgagtttgaccaaactctgggagatagtgaaggacagggaagcctggtgtgctacagtccatggggtcaaaaagagtcggacatgacttagcgactgaacaacaacaataaattaacataatattataaCATATGTCTATGTTATGTCTATATTCCGCTGTTGGACGTCTAGCCAATGTCTATTGAATGTTCCAATGTATGTTCCACTgttaaaaactttgaaaaaacagTTGGGTATATAGCAAAATTATCCATAGTCGTAGCATACAGAACAATCACCATTAATACTGGGGTGTGTGAAACAGAATTTGCAGACAGGCCTACCAATgtgttctttgtttgttttcattttatattggagtatagttgatttatgatgttgtattatacaaagtgattcagttatacatattctcatatctattctttttcatactcttttcccatACGGGTTATTACAGAGTGGAGTCCCCCATGCTATTGCCAACATGTTCTATTTAGCCAATTCGTGATATAGATCTTTCTGGAAGGATTTCTGTAGGTGTccagattgattgattgattgattgattcatGTAGCACATTCcttttacataaatggaatcacgTGTGTTTGCATTTAATCATACTGAGAGATACCCATATAGAAATGTCCAAAGAAGTCAATCAGAAATACAGGACTCAAGTAAACTGCAAGGACAGAAAAAAATCTCAGATTAAGGACAGTGCATATCTCTAGGGGCAGAAAAGGGGCAAAAGAGGCTTCACCTATGTTGGTCACATTTTATTAAGCTGAATGGTAGACAAATTGACATTTTCTGTgttattcttttgttttacttttggtTATTCTTTACACTTTTTGATATGAaaacaatgataataaaataaaatgcaagaatTAAAAAGagcacacctttttttttttttaatgaagggctTGAGCCTAGAGGAAAGTTTGAACTTAGATTGATCAAAATCTCACATTCCTCCAGAGGTGAGGTCAACGGGTGTGACAGCCTGGGTGGGACAACCAAGAGCTGAAAGGGCCGGCCCAGCAGGTCCCACGCCCTCAGGCTCCTGCCAAACGGTGACCCTGGGAGGCAGGAAAGGACACAGGAAAAGCCTAATTAGAGACAGGCCAGGACAAAGGTTATCTCTCCCATCAGCCAAGCAAGGAGAGTTTCAGAGAAGGATAGGAAGTGGGATCAAATTCTGTGGAAAAGTCAGAGTTGATGCACTAGGGAAGGGGTCACTGGTGGCCTTTGAGTCGGTCAGTCAGCATATTGAGGGTACTCAAGGAGCAGAGAGCAAGAGGAAGTGGCCAAACTAGGCCATGCTGGGGAAGTCTGGTGGAGAGCACTGCTGTTTCTGACAGATGTGCTGGCTCAGGTAGAGGGATGTTCACTGCAGCGTCGCTGGTGGTCACACGAGCCTCTCCTTCATGGGGAACCTCACAGCAGAAGACTCTGCAACCACGCAGAGTTCTATGCAAAGAATTCAGTACTATGCAAAGAATGAAACCAATGCCCTCTGATGTGAACAGTACATCACTAAGTGGAAAATGCAAAGTACTGAAGAGTGTGTTTTCAAATCTTCTTTGTTGtgtttacaaataaaatatgtaatgttttttaaatatttttaaaagtaaaatttaaaaagacaaacaaacaaacaaaaaaagtagggtctgctgctgctaagtcacttcagtcatgtccgactctgtgtgaccccatagacggcagcccaccaggctcctccatcgctgggattctccaggcaagaacactggagtgggctcccatttccttctccaatgcatgaaagtgaaaagtgaaagtgaagtcactcagtcgtgtttgactcctagcgaccccatggactgcagcctaccaggctcctccatccatgggatttgccaggcaagagtactggagtggggtgccattgccttctccaggtaggGTCTGTATAGAGATATAAACATACACTACATCCGAAAAGAtgctcaggagacaggaatcattGCCTCCAGCAAGAGACAAAAAGTCCAGGATGGAAAAACAAATTTACTTTTCATTGAAAAATTTTGGTACTAtgtgaataattatttttaatagtaatgattattttttcaatagaatcattttttttaaagggtgctCTATTAGTCCATTCAGGCTACTAtataaaataccatagactggatggcttatGAACAGCAAAACTATATTTTTCCCAGCTCTGAAGGCTGGGCACTCTAAGATAAAGGTGtcagcagatttggtgtctggtgagagcccacACACAGAGAGCTGTCTTCTCACTAACTCTGTCCATAGTAGCTGGGGAGCTCGGAGGAGGGAAAAGAGTAGAGTAAAAGGAAAGTTACCCAAAGATGAAGATCATAGTCTAAAGGGGAAAGAATAAAGATTATAAGATGTCAGACCAGGATGGGCAGAGCCTGAGACGGTGTGAGGGCCAAAGCACCCTCACTGGGACTTACAAGCAATGAAGGCCTCCAGggcttgttctttttcttttcttaagtatttatttatcactgactcaatggacatgaatttgagcaaactctgggagatagtgaaggacagggaaggaagcctggtgtgctgcagtccatgggctcaccaagagtcaggcacgacttggcaattgaacaacaacaatagtttatttattcggctgcaccaaggcttagttgcagcatacaggatcttttttAGTTGCGCCACgcactcttagttgcagcatgtgggatctagttccctgaccagggattgaacctatgtcccctgcattaggagcacagagtctttgcccctggactgccagagaagtccctacagAGGTTGTTCTTAATCCCTTGTAGGCCTCAAGCGTCCTGGAGAAGCCCAAGAATGGCTCCATCCTCAGAGAGGTCATGGCAATCGCCTCCTGCCCTGTTGCTAAGCATCTCAGATGCGCTGGGTGGATGCCTGGGAACCAGGCTGGGGATCTTCATCTTACCTCACACTCTCTCCCCAAAACCATCTTTCTCCAAGTCATTTCAAGCTTGAACCAGAGAGAGCAGAACTTGGAGCTGTATCCCATCAGTGGATGGGCAGCCCAGAGAGGAGGGTAATGCCAGCCTGCTGAGGCTCCCCAGGGCAGCTCtggtccctccccttccccaggttTGCTGTTCAGCTTGCTCTGACTTTGTGGGGGAAACCCGTGATCCTTCCAATAAAGCTCCTTTTTGGCTTATGTTAGCCAGAGTCAGTTTGGGCTGATTGCTAATAATCCAAACATAAAATCCTTGACCATATTCACCCATTCTTAACTGATTCCTCCACTCTTGCTTGAAATGTCCAGAGCAGACACTGACTGAGGTAAGCTGTGCCTTCCCCTTTGCTCCTCAGGATAAGGGGGACTAGTATAACATCTTCCAATTGCAAGGAAAATCCCACTCAATTAAAAGATCCTTTTCCCAAATTACTAAACAACTAGCAAGTTTTCACAGCAGAACACGTGGATTCTGGCATCTTTGGGTCGGCTGATCCTCCTCCATGACAGCAAAGGCGATGGGgaaatacaggagacagagatacGGGATTGGGAGATGTTATGTTAGTCAGGACTCTTCCCATAGAAACGATATAAAAACTTAAGTTCAAAAAGAATTTACTAGTATTATAGCTGGAAAGTATAGTAGAATCAGCTATCGTAGCTGAAGTTTCTCTCTGTCAGTTGCCTCATCAATGACATCTTCTGAGTCTTGGCTCCATTCCTAGATCTTTCCCTCATGGTCACAAGGGAGCTGCACCACTTCCAGCCCTCACACACTCATGCCTTCTAAACCCTCCTTACTCGTCTCTTCTGTTCCcatgatattaaatattttaccttCCAAATCTGTATATTCAACTCCAACCCTGACCCTGAAATCCAGACCCGTCTACCAACTGCCTACTTGATACATCCATTTAAAAGTTTAAGAAGTATCTCAAACTTTACTAAAGTGCATGTGGgtggactaccctggtggtccagtggctaagactctgtgttcctaaccaggtttgatccctggttggggaacaagatcccacatgttgcaacaaCAACTAAAGATGCAGTGTGCTGAAgggggaaccctcctgcactgttggtgggaatgcaaactagtacagccactatggagaacagtgtggagattccttaaaaaattgcaaatagaactaccgtatgacccagcaatcccactgctgggtatacacaccgaggaaaccagaattgaaagagacacatgtaccccaatgttcatcgcagcactgtttataatagccaggacatggaaacaacctagatgtccatcagcagatgaatggataagaaagctttggtacatgtacacaatggagtattactcagccgttaaaaagaattcatttgaatcagttctgatgagatggatgaaactggagccgattatacagagtgaagtaagccagaaagaaaaacaccaatacagtatactgacacatatatatggaatttaggaagatggcaatgacgaccctgtatgcaagacaggaaaaaagacacagctgtgtataacggacttttggactcagagagagagggagagggcgggatgatttgggagaatggcattctatcatgtatactatcatgtaagaattgaatcgccagtctatgtctgacgcaggatacagcatgcttggggctggtgcatggggatcacccacagagatgttatggggagggaggtgggagggggtttcatgtttgggaacacatgtaagaattaaagattttaaaatttaataaaaaaaaaaaaaagaaatgggttgGCAGAGGGATGGCATGGGAGGTTgtggttagcagatgtaaactttcatataaagagaaagaatgggtaaacaacaagggcctactggatagcacagagaactatattcaatatctatgataaaccacaatggaaaagaatatttataaaaaagaaagtatatatgtataactgaatcactttgctgtacagcataaattaacaacattgtaaatcaactatacttcaattaaaaatattaaaaactgaaaaacaaaacaaaataaaatggtaaaaaaaaaaaaaaaaaaagatgcagtgtgctgcaactaagacccggcacagccaaacaaataaatatttttttaaaagaggtatCTCAAACTTTGTTAAAGTGCTGGACTCTTCAAAAGGGGGAGGGCGTGTATGCTGCCTTTTCAAACCTGCGTGGTCACTGAATCCCTTTTTTGAAGGATCACCTATGAAAATTTAGGAATAAATGTTTTGTGAACACGATTTGGGAAAAGTCAGGCCCGATTATCTCTACAATTCTCTCTAGTCTGCAAAGACTGTGATTTGGGGATTcagcaaaataataaaacagaagcaaatagCATGTTTTAacaataaggattttttttttaagtttcctgaAAAATTTTTGTAGATGTAATAACATCACCAAAAGAGTCCTGAGTCTGACCTCACTTTACACAGAGAAAACAGGGAGGAAAACCAATCCCTGAGTTGGTATCAAGCTTCAGCAGTCACTCAACGCCCTAAAGAAGCGAAAAGACGCTGCCTCAAACTCCAAAGCCATTAGCGTGTTATGTAAGTATAACTGACTAGTATAACAGCTCCCAATTGCAAGGAAAATCCACTCAATTAAAAGATCTTTTTTCCAGATTACTAAACAACTAGCAAGTTTTCACAGCAGAACACGCTGACCTTTAACTCTTAACTCCAAACCAACAGTACACAAGTTTTTCCAAGGGTTTTAGTAGATTTCTCCAGATTTATGTTTGtcagtgttctccagagaaacagaacgaACAggatgtatatatagagagaaagagatttaCTGTAAGAAACTGGTTCGCAAAAGGAGGCTGAAAAGTCCTAAGATGTGCAGTTGGCAAGCTTGGGACCCAGGAAAATCAACAGTGATGGTATCATTTCAGTCTGAGTTTAAAGTTCCAGCTCAAGAACCAGCAGGCTCCAGACCCCAAAAAAGCTGATATTTCAGCTTGAGTCCAGCCAGGAAAAGACTGGGGTCCCAGCTCAGCAGGCAGGCAGACCTTCAACTCTTTGGacgagggcaatctgctttactcagtatACTCATTCAGATGCTGtgctgtgttaagttgcttcagtcatgtccaactctttgcaaccccatggactgtagcctgccaggctcctctgtccatgggctttctcaggcaagaatactggagtgggtagccattcccttctccagggtatcttcctgatccagggatcaaacccgagtctcctgcattacaagcagattctttactgtctgagccaccagggaagccccatttggaTGTTAATAAATCCAAAAACATCCACACAGACCCACCCAGAATAACATTTGACCAAGTATCTGGGCACCCCTTGGCCCATCAAACTGACACACAAAATTCACCATCACAAGGCCCTGaacaagggacttccttggtggtccagtggctaagattccatgcaccaaattcagggggcccagggttcATCCCCTTGTCAGacaactagaccccacatgctgcaactaaaagaccctgaacgctgcaactaagacctggcacagccaaaataaataaataacaaatattttaaaaaacaaaaatcagggcCTTTCgttaggggaaacacactgactgaaactgcccactcTGACCAGGCACCATAGTATCCATTTCCGTGGGTtattttacgacaggaggtcctggtagggaacatggaactaataagccaccgtCAACCGGATGAGTTCGGGAAAGTACAAAAGGAGACGCCATGTGTCTTACCCCCTCTCAGAATCCTTTTTGTTGGaacccatcttggctgagcaaggcatacaccaccaggaaagaccctgagtcagagtgattggccaaagacaacccagaaactaatcccatcaccataaaaccccaGACTGCAAGCTACGTGGCCCaggagttctcctgggttccctaaCCCTCCTGTTCTCCACCTGGggcgccccttcccaataaagtctcttgctttttcagcacatgtgtctccttggccaattcatttctgagtattagacaagagccctggaaggggtccccctgcCAGCAACACCTTAACTGCATACCCAGTCCTTGCCTTCTGTTGACCACCTTGAGTGAGCTCTGTGCTCTGTAGTCCTATGTCCCCTAGGTTTCTCTGGGAGCTGTGTCTCCCAGCATCCCCGCACGGCTCCTGGGCAGAGTTGACCCACAGAGGAGCACGCATGAGACTAGGAAAGAGCATAGGAAGTGGCAGCTTCCTGTTCTCTGAAGGGCATCATTGTCACGTGCAGTGATAGATAGTAACAAAGACGCCTCATGGGTTCAGGCGCATCCTCATTCTCCTTTGCTCTGCATTTGGCTCTTCTTCCCACCTGACGCCCTGCTGACCAACAGTGGCCCCAGCCCCACCATTTTGCCATCAGCTTACCTGCTGATTCACAGAGGCGGGGGCTGCACAGAGGCAACCTAGACAAATCCCACAAGCTCCCTCTCACAGCGCCATGTTAGCAGCTGGACGTTCCTGACTCCTCACATCAACGGGTCAGTGATTCCGCTGGTCTTCAGCTCCCCAGCTCCCTCCACGACTATGGAAGGTCTTATCTCTATAATATGTCCCAGATACTCTACTACCCACGGTGGCTCAGCTCCCATGACCGCCCCTGACGAATATACCTCTTTACTCTTGCTGTTGAAATATCCAcccggggacttccctgctggtccagtggttaaagtcCACCTTCCAGTGTGGAAGATGCGGATTGGATCCTTGGTGAGGGAATtcagattccacgtgctgcagggaCAACAAAGCCTCATCCCGCAGCTACTCAGTCTGAGTGTTCTGGAGCTCACACGCTGCAGTGAAAGACTATATGTTGCAACTacgacctgacacagccaaataaataaataaatgttttaaaagaaagagagattCTCTCAGAACTGTCCAGAATCCT
This window of the Capricornis sumatraensis isolate serow.1 chromosome 3, serow.2, whole genome shotgun sequence genome carries:
- the TNFRSF17 gene encoding LOW QUALITY PROTEIN: tumor necrosis factor receptor superfamily member 17 (The sequence of the model RefSeq protein was modified relative to this genomic sequence to represent the inferred CDS: substituted 1 base at 1 genomic stop codon), with the translated sequence MVGLGPLLVSRASGSPFGRSLRAWDLLGRPFQLLVVPPRLSHPLTSPLEEFYLSPVFLIDFFGHFYMVQRVSPLKNQVISVKFVFFLDILAAVTTFAEEFSTRVYLSFHAVLSAVSLFLFVIQFQMAQRCSPNEYFDRLLNSCISCQLRCPNTPPVICQHYCNTSNSFSLXRSLDSVKGTNTFLWTCLGLSLIVSLTVFVLMFLLRKMSSEPLKDKLKNTGAVLQKNANADLDVSNSSSIVAEPLLLRGLGYTVEECTCEDCVRSKPKVDSDHFFPLPAMEEGATILVTTKTNGYCDSLLAATSVTGMEKSIYTR